One part of the Halopenitus persicus genome encodes these proteins:
- a CDS encoding metallophosphoesterase, whose protein sequence is MAVVEPVVNEPAAVADLPDERALLIADYHAGIEVGLRYELGVELDSAAETRREHVLSLLDRTDADRLVVLGDLAHRIPEPEGPERKEIADLIAAVTDRVPMTLVTGNHDAGVAAAFADRLDVLPPAGGRIGSEGGPASTSVGVVHGHTWPDPDVLAADVVCLGHEHPQVRLSDAVGGSRIERVWLRGSLHPEAFVDELEATAVDAAGTDPDVVVFPAFNDRSGGTWVNVAGNEFLSPFLPTAIASAEAYLLDGTRLGPYRDV, encoded by the coding sequence GTGGCCGTCGTCGAGCCGGTCGTGAACGAGCCCGCGGCCGTTGCCGACCTCCCCGACGAACGCGCGCTGTTGATCGCCGACTACCACGCGGGGATCGAGGTCGGGCTCCGGTACGAGCTCGGCGTCGAACTGGACAGCGCCGCGGAGACGCGCCGCGAGCACGTTCTGTCGCTGCTCGACCGGACGGACGCCGACCGGCTGGTCGTCCTCGGCGACCTCGCCCACCGGATCCCCGAGCCGGAGGGTCCCGAACGGAAGGAGATCGCCGACCTGATCGCGGCCGTGACCGACCGCGTGCCGATGACGCTCGTGACCGGCAACCACGACGCCGGCGTCGCGGCGGCGTTCGCGGATCGACTGGACGTGCTGCCGCCGGCCGGCGGCCGGATCGGATCCGAGGGCGGGCCGGCGAGCACGTCGGTCGGGGTCGTCCACGGCCACACCTGGCCCGACCCCGACGTGCTCGCGGCCGACGTCGTGTGTCTGGGTCACGAGCATCCGCAGGTTCGGCTCTCGGATGCGGTCGGCGGAAGCCGGATCGAGCGCGTGTGGCTCCGCGGGTCGCTCCACCCCGAGGCATTCGTCGACGAATTGGAGGCGACCGCCGTCGACGCTGCCGGGACCGACCCCGACGTCGTCGTCTTCCCCGCGTTCAACGACCGGTCGGGCGGGACCTGGGTGAACGTCGCAGGGAACGAGTTCCTCTCGCCGTTCCTCCCGACGGCGATCGCGTCGGCGGAGGCGTACCTCCTCGACGGAACGCGCCTCGGCCCGTACCGGGACGTCTAG